A portion of the Candidatus Tumulicola sp. genome contains these proteins:
- a CDS encoding isochorismatase family protein, whose protein sequence is MPESATPPLEGAAVVLFVDHQHGIVEGAKTADKKSVDDAAGKLARAAQLFDMPIVVSTVVVNGEPQLTHQLRETLAGSVPVRIRNGTDSLEDHDIARVIEQTGRKTLIVCGVVTEIAVQRAALSGLAKGYRVMVALDACNGKSERGEWAAVMRMQQAGVEMWSVPAILGELAHDFNDRRSKQALALLNS, encoded by the coding sequence ATGCCAGAATCCGCTACTCCGCCCCTCGAGGGTGCCGCAGTCGTGCTATTCGTCGATCACCAGCACGGAATCGTCGAAGGCGCGAAGACCGCCGATAAGAAGTCGGTCGACGACGCCGCCGGAAAGCTCGCTCGTGCCGCGCAATTATTCGACATGCCGATCGTGGTCAGCACGGTCGTCGTAAACGGCGAGCCGCAACTAACGCACCAACTTCGCGAGACGCTCGCGGGCTCGGTGCCGGTCCGTATCCGCAACGGCACCGATTCACTCGAGGATCACGACATCGCGCGCGTGATCGAACAAACCGGCCGCAAGACGCTTATCGTCTGCGGCGTCGTCACCGAAATTGCGGTGCAGCGTGCCGCGTTAAGCGGCCTCGCCAAAGGCTACCGTGTGATGGTTGCGCTCGACGCCTGCAACGGAAAATCCGAGCGAGGCGAGTGGGCCGCGGTCATGCGAATGCAACAAGCCGGCGTGGAAATGTGGTCGGTACCGGCCATTCTCGGCGAACTCGCCCACGATTTTAACGACCGTCGCTCGAAGCAAGCACTCGCGCTTCTCAACAGCTAA
- the aroA gene encoding 3-phosphoshikimate 1-carboxyvinyltransferase: MRGEVTIPGDKSISHRALIAATRASGPVSIDNLNGGADVSATRNALRALGARIEKRDGGRILVHPATLRDALETLECANSGSTARMLLGACAGAGVRSRFDGDASLRVRPMEPVAAQLRAFGARIETTAGTLPLELGGTPQIQTRNFILLGPSAQVKSALLFAGLFAGVPVTIRGDRGSRDHTERLLRYMGAEISWDARGVELQAGALHSDPIRVAGDFSAAAFFLTAAAISPGASVTVRDTGVNPTRTGLLDALASMGSVVRRSNEREVCGEPVADVTVTHAPLRAASIDADLALRAIDEIPLLALAAAFAEGETMIAGIADLRTKESDRVAGIARLLGGCGIDVVAQARTLAIRGGVPRWQGGVFATHGDHRLAMAAAILACAVGPVEIDDPSSADVSFPGFFEKLERLRVSA; the protein is encoded by the coding sequence ATGCGCGGCGAGGTTACGATTCCGGGAGACAAATCCATCTCGCATCGAGCGCTTATTGCCGCCACTCGTGCTAGCGGCCCGGTTTCCATCGACAATTTGAACGGCGGCGCCGACGTTTCGGCGACGCGTAACGCATTGAGGGCGCTGGGTGCACGCATCGAAAAACGCGACGGAGGCCGCATTTTGGTGCATCCGGCTACGTTGCGCGACGCGCTCGAAACGCTGGAATGCGCCAACTCCGGATCCACCGCGCGGATGCTGCTGGGCGCGTGCGCGGGCGCGGGCGTGCGAAGCCGCTTCGACGGCGATGCGTCGTTGCGCGTCCGACCGATGGAACCGGTGGCCGCGCAGCTGCGCGCGTTCGGTGCGCGGATCGAAACGACCGCCGGAACGCTGCCGCTGGAATTGGGCGGAACGCCCCAAATTCAAACGCGAAACTTCATATTGCTCGGCCCGTCGGCGCAGGTGAAATCGGCGCTGTTGTTCGCCGGATTGTTCGCGGGAGTGCCGGTTACGATTCGCGGAGATCGCGGCTCTCGCGACCACACCGAGCGGCTATTGCGCTATATGGGCGCCGAGATTTCATGGGACGCGCGCGGCGTAGAACTGCAGGCCGGCGCGTTGCATTCCGACCCGATTCGGGTTGCGGGCGATTTTTCGGCCGCGGCGTTTTTCCTCACGGCGGCGGCGATTTCGCCCGGCGCGAGCGTCACCGTGCGCGATACCGGCGTCAATCCGACGCGCACCGGGTTGCTGGATGCGTTGGCATCGATGGGATCGGTCGTTCGCCGTTCGAACGAGCGCGAGGTGTGCGGCGAACCGGTCGCCGACGTGACCGTTACGCACGCGCCGCTGCGCGCGGCCTCGATCGACGCGGATCTGGCGCTGCGCGCGATCGATGAAATTCCGTTGCTGGCGCTGGCCGCGGCATTCGCCGAGGGAGAGACGATGATCGCGGGCATCGCCGATTTGCGCACCAAAGAGTCGGATCGCGTCGCGGGAATCGCGCGATTGCTGGGCGGTTGCGGGATCGACGTTGTCGCGCAGGCGCGAACGCTAGCGATTCGCGGGGGCGTTCCCCGTTGGCAGGGCGGCGTTTTTGCAACGCACGGCGATCACCGTTTGGCGATGGCGGCGGCAATTTTGGCCTGCGCCGTGGGGCCGGTCGAGATCGACGATCCGTCGTCGGCCGACGTGAGTTTTCCGGGCTTCTTCGAGAAGCTCGAGCGTTTACGCGTTAGCGCGTAA
- a CDS encoding FmdB family zinc ribbon protein, whose translation MPLYDYKCTQCGQTTEIRRGFDETHTDVCPSCGGKLARVFNPAPIVFKGSGFYVTDSRKSSSSNSPAPSESKPAAESKLAEPAKTESAPAAPKTEAPKPKASEPAA comes from the coding sequence ATGCCCCTGTACGACTACAAATGCACGCAATGTGGCCAGACCACCGAAATTCGTCGCGGCTTCGACGAAACCCACACCGACGTGTGTCCCTCGTGCGGCGGCAAGTTGGCGCGGGTGTTCAACCCTGCGCCGATCGTGTTCAAAGGCTCGGGATTCTACGTAACCGATTCGAGAAAATCGTCGTCGTCGAACTCCCCGGCGCCCTCCGAATCGAAGCCCGCGGCGGAAAGTAAGTTGGCCGAGCCGGCCAAGACCGAATCCGCGCCCGCCGCTCCCAAAACGGAAGCGCCCAAACCGAAGGCCTCAGAGCCCGCGGCATAG
- a CDS encoding M20 family metallopeptidase: MARVVELRRAIHSRPELGFEETETAALIERELDALGIERRRLAGTGVVGILRGGRHGRVAALRADMDALPIDERTGLPFASQIAGAMHACGHDAHTAMLLGAARVLSERRDAFQGTVVLIFQPAEEGPGGAEPMIAQGALDDPKVDAIAMLHVDVRLNAGTIGITPGPVNASADELHLTIRGRGGHGAYPHNAVDAIPAAAAVVTALQNIAARETDPLGAVVVTIGTIRGGYRNNVIADAVEMTGTLRAFDPDVRDALQSRVERIANGVAGAYNATAEVTVVRGYPPVVNDSGLAEEFTNYVREKTQINVERPMPTMGGEDFAYFAQRVRGLQIRLGVRNESIGAIHSGHSPQFVMDEAALPVGVQTLVAFATAVGSGGIGGIGG; encoded by the coding sequence GTGGCGCGCGTTGTAGAGCTGCGCCGCGCGATTCACAGCCGTCCCGAACTCGGATTTGAAGAAACAGAAACGGCCGCGCTGATCGAGCGAGAACTCGACGCGCTCGGCATCGAGCGGCGCCGCCTCGCCGGCACCGGCGTCGTCGGAATTCTCCGTGGCGGGCGCCACGGGAGAGTGGCCGCGCTCCGCGCCGATATGGACGCACTGCCCATCGACGAGCGTACCGGTCTGCCGTTCGCGTCGCAGATCGCCGGCGCGATGCATGCCTGCGGGCACGACGCGCACACCGCAATGCTGCTGGGTGCGGCACGCGTCTTGAGCGAACGCCGCGACGCATTCCAGGGCACCGTCGTTTTGATTTTCCAACCGGCTGAAGAAGGGCCGGGGGGCGCGGAGCCGATGATCGCGCAAGGCGCGCTCGACGATCCCAAAGTCGACGCGATCGCGATGTTGCACGTCGACGTTCGATTGAATGCCGGAACGATCGGCATAACGCCCGGGCCGGTCAACGCGTCGGCCGACGAGCTGCATCTGACGATTCGCGGGCGCGGTGGCCACGGCGCGTATCCGCACAACGCCGTCGACGCAATTCCCGCCGCCGCAGCGGTCGTAACCGCGCTGCAAAACATCGCGGCGCGCGAGACCGATCCGCTCGGCGCGGTCGTCGTTACGATCGGAACGATTCGCGGCGGCTATCGCAACAATGTGATCGCCGATGCGGTGGAAATGACCGGAACGCTGCGCGCTTTCGATCCAGACGTGCGCGACGCGCTGCAATCGCGTGTCGAGCGCATCGCCAATGGCGTTGCCGGCGCATATAATGCAACCGCAGAAGTAACGGTCGTGCGCGGTTATCCGCCGGTCGTCAACGATTCGGGTCTTGCCGAAGAATTCACCAACTACGTGCGCGAAAAAACGCAGATAAACGTCGAACGGCCGATGCCGACGATGGGCGGCGAAGATTTTGCATACTTCGCGCAACGCGTCCGCGGCTTGCAAATTCGGCTGGGCGTGCGCAACGAGAGCATCGGCGCGATTCACTCCGGTCACAGTCCGCAGTTCGTGATGGACGAGGCCGCCTTGCCGGTCGGCGTGCAAACGCTGGTGGCCTTCGCCACAGCGGTCGGAAGCGGTGGAATTGGTGGAATTGGTGGATAG
- a CDS encoding OsmC family protein: MSDFTTRIRWTGDRGDGTQAYRSYDRTWKIEPSEKTSVECSNDPAIGGDPTRYNPEELLLASLAGCHMLWYLHLASSAKIIVRGYEDDPLGIGISGKAGEGQFERAILRPVITVERGTDLKKADALHEKVHRYCFIARSINFPVNYEARYVET, encoded by the coding sequence ATGTCGGATTTTACAACGCGGATTCGATGGACCGGCGATCGCGGCGACGGAACGCAAGCGTATCGCAGCTACGATCGCACTTGGAAGATCGAACCGTCGGAGAAAACGTCCGTCGAATGTTCGAACGATCCGGCAATCGGCGGAGATCCGACGAGATACAACCCCGAAGAACTGCTGCTCGCGAGTCTCGCCGGCTGTCACATGCTTTGGTACTTGCATCTCGCCAGCAGCGCGAAGATTATCGTGCGCGGATACGAAGACGATCCGCTGGGCATCGGTATTAGCGGAAAAGCCGGGGAGGGGCAATTCGAACGTGCGATTCTACGCCCGGTGATTACCGTCGAACGCGGGACCGATCTAAAGAAAGCCGATGCGCTGCATGAGAAAGTCCATCGCTACTGCTTTATCGCGCGATCGATCAATTTTCCCGTGAACTACGAAGCGCGGTACGTCGAAACGTAG
- the tadA gene encoding tRNA adenosine(34) deaminase TadA encodes MNDDERYMRRAIDLADIAALDGDVPVGAVLLCGDVTIETHNEKEKTADATAHAEMLALREAARRLGRWRLSDATLYVTKEPCLMCAGAILAARVGRLVYGANDPKGGADGGAFDVLRSPKTNHRIAIDAGVLQAETAEQLRSFFEGRRAAEGIERAAP; translated from the coding sequence GTGAACGACGATGAACGCTATATGCGTCGCGCAATCGACCTCGCCGACATCGCCGCGCTCGACGGCGACGTTCCCGTCGGCGCAGTTTTGCTTTGCGGCGACGTGACGATCGAAACGCACAATGAAAAAGAAAAGACCGCCGACGCAACTGCGCACGCGGAAATGCTTGCGCTCCGTGAAGCTGCGCGGCGCCTGGGGCGGTGGCGATTATCCGATGCGACACTGTACGTCACAAAAGAGCCATGCCTGATGTGTGCCGGCGCGATCCTCGCGGCACGCGTAGGCCGCCTGGTATACGGAGCAAACGATCCAAAAGGCGGAGCCGACGGCGGCGCGTTCGACGTGTTGCGCTCGCCGAAAACCAACCACCGTATCGCTATCGACGCAGGCGTGTTGCAAGCGGAAACTGCCGAGCAATTGCGGAGCTTTTTTGAGGGCCGTCGGGCCGCGGAAGGCATTGAGCGGGCGGCGCCGTAG
- a CDS encoding TQO small subunit DoxD has translation MTILPSSRTYAFWLAIARVATGCMWIAHGVPKFTDAAAFMPPTGMMSGFLDKAVAASTGGYHTFLTTMVVPNIGLFAQLERLAEVLVGASLILGAATRLGGLVGVFLALNFIASKGGILSLTTLQGLDLAMLVLSAISLVLPTGRALGVDAVFIRSRRPPPPATVRAEFVPEPPLVRPTAPPNP, from the coding sequence ATGACCATTCTTCCTTCGTCCCGGACGTACGCGTTTTGGCTGGCTATCGCGCGTGTCGCCACCGGCTGCATGTGGATCGCTCACGGAGTTCCAAAATTTACCGACGCCGCTGCGTTCATGCCGCCAACCGGAATGATGTCCGGCTTCCTCGACAAAGCCGTCGCTGCCTCGACGGGCGGATATCACACGTTTCTCACGACGATGGTCGTTCCGAATATCGGCCTCTTCGCTCAACTCGAACGCTTGGCAGAGGTCCTAGTAGGGGCGTCGCTCATTCTTGGCGCCGCGACCCGCTTGGGGGGGCTCGTAGGCGTTTTCTTGGCGCTGAACTTCATAGCATCAAAGGGCGGGATCTTGTCGCTGACGACGCTTCAGGGATTGGACCTGGCGATGCTCGTACTCTCCGCAATCAGCTTGGTGTTGCCAACCGGACGAGCTCTTGGCGTCGATGCGGTATTCATAAGGAGCCGGCGTCCCCCGCCGCCCGCGACGGTCCGCGCCGAGTTCGTTCCCGAACCGCCGCTGGTCCGGCCGACAGCGCCGCCGAACCCGTGA
- a CDS encoding glycosyltransferase, with amino-acid sequence MIRILFLSASVGVGHLSAAGAVCEGLRAVDPSVQTEIVDSYEYAALVVSRVVSDGYIQMVKTIPQMYRYIYNRAERATEVGPFRTWAHQFTAENLHRLIQRWQPDAVVCTHAFPCGAMAEYKRMYSAAPPVVGIVTDYAVHGFWLHADIDAYAVASDEVRSTMIARGIDPNRVTASGIPVKPEFAPSPDRRNGLRERLNLPRDGFVVLMMGGGLGIGPLERMMRSLQSLDLPLTLVVIAGRNARSERQVMATAQKVRFPVRVLTFVDNVYDYMHAADAFVSKPGGLSVAEALVAQVPLVLYKPLPGQEERNARVITEAGAGLRVRRLNDLAETLERVLTDSRLRDDIALAARKLARPNAAGEAASMIARLVSLRKAVVA; translated from the coding sequence CTGATCCGCATTCTTTTTCTGTCCGCGAGTGTCGGAGTCGGTCATCTTTCCGCGGCCGGAGCCGTGTGCGAAGGATTACGTGCCGTCGATCCGTCCGTCCAGACCGAAATTGTCGACTCATATGAATATGCGGCGCTCGTCGTATCGCGTGTCGTATCCGACGGCTACATCCAAATGGTCAAAACCATCCCGCAGATGTATCGGTACATCTACAATCGCGCGGAACGAGCGACCGAAGTCGGTCCGTTCCGAACGTGGGCGCATCAATTTACGGCAGAAAACCTGCATCGCCTGATACAGCGCTGGCAACCCGATGCGGTCGTCTGCACGCACGCATTTCCGTGCGGCGCCATGGCAGAATACAAACGCATGTATTCCGCCGCGCCACCGGTCGTCGGAATCGTTACCGACTATGCGGTTCATGGTTTCTGGCTGCATGCCGATATCGATGCATATGCGGTCGCGAGCGACGAGGTTCGCTCGACCATGATCGCCCGCGGCATCGACCCGAACCGCGTCACCGCCAGCGGAATTCCGGTCAAGCCCGAGTTCGCGCCCTCTCCCGATCGGCGCAACGGATTGCGCGAACGTTTGAACTTGCCGCGCGACGGTTTCGTCGTGCTGATGATGGGCGGCGGTCTCGGAATCGGTCCGTTAGAGCGAATGATGCGGTCGTTGCAGTCTCTCGATCTTCCGCTCACGCTCGTTGTAATCGCCGGTAGAAACGCGCGTAGCGAACGCCAGGTGATGGCCACGGCACAGAAAGTGCGTTTCCCAGTTCGGGTGCTAACGTTCGTTGATAACGTGTACGATTATATGCATGCGGCCGATGCGTTCGTTTCGAAACCCGGAGGGTTAAGCGTCGCCGAAGCGTTGGTCGCGCAGGTGCCGCTCGTGCTCTATAAGCCGTTACCTGGGCAAGAAGAGCGGAACGCTCGCGTCATCACTGAAGCAGGCGCCGGTCTGCGCGTTCGGCGTTTAAACGATCTCGCGGAAACGTTGGAACGCGTGCTGACCGATAGCCGTTTGCGGGATGACATTGCTCTGGCAGCTCGCAAACTGGCGCGGCCGAACGCTGCAGGTGAAGCTGCGTCGATGATTGCACGCTTGGTCTCCTTACGAAAGGCGGTCGTCGCATGA
- the mltG gene encoding endolytic transglycosylase MltG, which produces MNWRVGFATLAGVCVLLLAAIGGWFWYVAFRDRTAPQHDVQVVIPRGATFAEIARQLRQDGAISNLLTFRVLARLSKREGDVHAGEYRFPSHETQDEVLHALQSGGAQVAAWVAIPEGFTAAQIADRLAKAGIGKRGDLERAFMTQTTIVAGTRTRNLEGFLFPSTYLVALDATPAQVTAQLTGQFASELPHDAAAAARRQGVDVVQAVAVASLVEREAKIDADRPLIASVIYNRLRLKMPLQVDATIEYALPHHKTALSFSDLKLNSPYNTYLHPGLPPTPIANPGLPSLEAALHPSKTPFLYYVYCGSGHHVFARTLSEHQSNVARCLH; this is translated from the coding sequence ATGAACTGGCGTGTCGGATTCGCGACGCTTGCCGGCGTCTGCGTTCTGCTACTCGCTGCAATCGGCGGCTGGTTTTGGTACGTGGCATTTCGGGATCGCACGGCACCGCAACACGACGTGCAGGTCGTTATCCCGCGCGGCGCGACCTTTGCAGAAATCGCCCGGCAACTGCGGCAAGATGGCGCGATTTCAAACCTGCTCACGTTTCGAGTGTTGGCCCGCTTGAGCAAACGCGAGGGCGACGTGCATGCCGGCGAATATCGGTTTCCGTCGCATGAAACACAGGACGAAGTGCTCCATGCGCTTCAAAGCGGCGGTGCGCAGGTCGCGGCCTGGGTCGCCATACCCGAAGGCTTCACCGCGGCCCAAATCGCGGATCGGCTGGCGAAGGCGGGTATAGGGAAGCGTGGCGATTTGGAGCGCGCGTTCATGACTCAAACGACCATCGTGGCCGGCACGCGAACGCGCAATCTCGAGGGGTTCCTGTTCCCGAGCACCTATTTGGTCGCGCTCGACGCTACGCCCGCACAAGTGACCGCGCAGCTCACCGGCCAGTTTGCGAGCGAACTTCCACACGATGCGGCCGCGGCCGCTCGCCGCCAGGGCGTGGACGTCGTGCAAGCCGTAGCGGTCGCTTCGCTGGTCGAACGCGAAGCCAAAATAGACGCCGACCGCCCCTTAATCGCAAGCGTGATCTACAACCGTCTCCGTCTGAAAATGCCGCTACAGGTGGATGCGACGATCGAATACGCGCTCCCGCACCATAAGACAGCCTTGTCGTTCTCCGACCTCAAGCTGAACTCGCCGTATAACACGTATCTGCATCCGGGCCTTCCGCCGACGCCGATCGCAAACCCGGGCCTGCCATCGCTGGAAGCGGCCCTGCATCCGTCGAAGACGCCCTTTCTCTACTACGTCTATTGTGGTAGCGGCCATCACGTTTTCGCCCGGACGCTGTCCGAGCATCAATCCAACGTAGCGCGCTGCCTCCACTAA
- the ruvX gene encoding Holliday junction resolvase RuvX, which yields MPVIALDVGEKRIGVAVADPSETFAMPLTTIERSSSALDIARIVELAESYGASEIVVGDPVTLSGQRGPAATKMDAFVAVLARAFPGAIHRVDERLTTAQVTKTLIAADVSRKKRKTVVDKMAAALILDTYLQRKRRAAE from the coding sequence GTGCCGGTCATCGCGCTCGACGTCGGCGAAAAGCGTATCGGTGTCGCCGTGGCCGACCCGAGTGAAACGTTCGCGATGCCATTGACGACGATCGAACGTTCGTCGTCGGCGCTCGACATCGCACGCATCGTCGAACTTGCCGAGTCATATGGCGCGAGCGAGATCGTGGTCGGAGATCCGGTAACCCTGTCGGGCCAGCGCGGCCCCGCAGCGACCAAGATGGACGCGTTCGTCGCCGTGCTCGCGAGGGCGTTTCCAGGTGCCATCCATCGCGTCGACGAGCGGCTCACCACCGCGCAGGTAACCAAGACGCTAATCGCCGCCGACGTTTCCCGTAAGAAGCGCAAGACTGTCGTCGATAAAATGGCCGCAGCGCTAATCCTCGACACCTACCTGCAGCGCAAGCGGCGCGCGGCCGAATGA
- the recO gene encoding DNA repair protein RecO codes for MPAKKRKTTTQPRAYKTRGIVLRGRQLGEADRILTLLTTERGKLDAVAKGVRRSGSHLAGRLEFGNECDLSMHRGRSLDVIVAAEIVSAPWIDLVRPERFAVASLAVELIDAFCEPDLAVPDIYSLLVGTLQAIAHSDTPQSVIPRFSLRLLEMLGLGPPCDDCVRCGAPLGADVVYVDAQAGGFIDDRCRERWRDLPSITLEDRDNFRAVGADRGAGATMNARIPVARAIDELITHHLGRRPKAGTQLAELAQQ; via the coding sequence ATCCCAGCGAAGAAGAGGAAGACGACGACGCAACCTCGCGCCTATAAGACGCGCGGGATCGTCTTACGCGGCCGGCAACTCGGCGAAGCCGATCGCATTCTAACGCTGTTGACGACCGAGCGCGGCAAATTGGACGCCGTCGCAAAAGGCGTCCGCCGTTCGGGAAGCCATCTGGCCGGCCGTCTCGAGTTCGGCAACGAGTGCGATTTGTCGATGCACCGCGGACGATCGCTCGACGTGATCGTCGCCGCCGAAATCGTCAGTGCTCCGTGGATCGATTTGGTTCGACCCGAGCGATTTGCCGTTGCGTCGTTAGCCGTAGAGCTCATCGATGCGTTCTGCGAACCCGACCTGGCCGTGCCCGACATCTATTCGCTGCTCGTCGGTACGCTGCAGGCGATAGCCCATTCCGACACTCCGCAATCGGTCATTCCGCGATTTTCCTTACGGCTGCTGGAAATGCTCGGGCTCGGGCCTCCGTGCGATGATTGCGTGCGCTGTGGCGCACCGCTCGGCGCCGACGTCGTCTATGTCGACGCGCAGGCCGGCGGATTCATCGACGATCGATGCCGGGAGCGCTGGCGCGACCTGCCTTCCATTACGCTTGAAGACCGCGATAACTTCCGCGCGGTCGGTGCCGATCGCGGCGCCGGCGCTACGATGAACGCTCGTATTCCCGTTGCGCGAGCCATCGACGAGTTGATAACGCACCATCTCGGCCGCCGTCCGAAAGCGGGGACGCAGCTCGCCGAGTTGGCACAGCAGTAG
- a CDS encoding hemolysin family protein, which produces MNTDSYRSSPEVFWAHLAILLLLVALAAFFAASEAALISVSRLRARTMAERRLRGSARVLQLVDDKNRFLTSILVGNTIVLLAADSLATYMAIELSLPAAAVVSTVFMTAVMLLFGEIIPKMVATADNERWVLILGGAIRGTALVLNPIAQTFQFATELLLRPFGIKHGNKMYVTEEDIRTLVNVGAEQRVIEEEERELIHSVMAFGDTIVREVMKPRPEMVAVSVTDPARRVLDVVIAEGYSKLPVYQESKDDIVGVVHDRELLVALANGSLANTPLRTLMRVAVHVPESKKIAELLREMQRDKFSMAIVVDEYGGTAGLVTMEDLLEEIVGEIRDEHDEDEQEAIHVVSEGEAIVDAGTNIEDVNARLHTNIPTEDFETIGGYTVGRFGRLPSEGEEIVGDAATRLRVERMRGRRILAVRIFSNGTPDPSEEEEDDDATSRL; this is translated from the coding sequence TTGAACACCGACTCGTATCGAAGTAGTCCCGAGGTCTTCTGGGCCCACCTCGCCATCTTGCTGCTGCTGGTCGCGCTTGCGGCCTTTTTCGCAGCCTCGGAAGCGGCCCTGATCTCGGTCTCTCGCCTGCGCGCGCGCACCATGGCCGAGCGCCGGCTCCGTGGGTCCGCTCGCGTGCTCCAACTGGTCGACGACAAGAATCGATTCCTGACATCGATTCTGGTCGGCAACACGATCGTTCTGCTGGCTGCCGATTCGCTGGCAACCTACATGGCCATCGAACTCTCGCTGCCGGCCGCGGCGGTAGTCTCGACCGTCTTCATGACGGCCGTCATGCTGTTGTTCGGCGAAATTATACCCAAGATGGTTGCGACCGCCGACAACGAGCGATGGGTGCTGATTCTCGGCGGGGCGATTCGCGGAACCGCTCTCGTGCTGAACCCGATCGCGCAAACATTTCAGTTCGCGACCGAGTTGCTGTTGCGGCCGTTCGGCATCAAGCACGGCAACAAGATGTACGTAACCGAAGAAGATATCCGCACGTTGGTCAACGTCGGCGCCGAACAACGCGTGATCGAAGAAGAAGAGCGCGAACTGATTCATTCGGTCATGGCGTTCGGCGATACGATCGTTCGGGAAGTGATGAAGCCGCGTCCGGAGATGGTCGCCGTGTCGGTGACCGATCCCGCTCGTCGCGTGCTCGACGTCGTCATCGCCGAAGGCTACTCCAAGCTGCCGGTTTATCAGGAATCCAAAGACGACATCGTCGGCGTCGTACACGACCGCGAACTGTTGGTCGCCTTGGCGAACGGCTCGTTGGCGAACACGCCGTTACGCACGCTGATGCGGGTTGCGGTCCACGTGCCCGAGAGCAAGAAGATCGCCGAGTTGTTGCGCGAGATGCAGCGCGACAAGTTCTCGATGGCGATCGTCGTCGACGAATATGGCGGAACGGCCGGACTCGTGACGATGGAAGACTTGCTCGAAGAGATCGTCGGCGAGATTCGCGACGAACACGACGAGGACGAACAAGAGGCCATTCACGTGGTATCCGAAGGCGAAGCGATCGTAGATGCCGGCACTAATATCGAAGACGTGAACGCGCGTTTGCATACAAACATTCCAACCGAAGACTTCGAGACGATCGGCGGGTACACGGTCGGACGCTTCGGCCGGCTGCCTTCAGAAGGCGAAGAAATCGTTGGAGACGCCGCTACACGCCTGCGCGTCGAACGCATGCGCGGCCGCCGGATCTTAGCCGTGCGCATTTTTTCCAACGGCACTCCCGATCCCAGCGAAGAAGAGGAAGACGACGACGCAACCTCGCGCCTATAA
- a CDS encoding diacylglycerol kinase: MRYPQDDPSATDLEVDPKRRRPEYVRIDESKFWRSFSHAFDGIIHATRTQPNMRIHFIIAALVLLATLVLRLERPYVIATVAFVALVLSMELVNTAIEAIVDLLTTAHHPLAKTAKDAAAGAVLVAATGSVIAGYLIFYQGLLSGGQTVFEAVQQVPANIALIVIAVVGIATIFFKARFGRGSALQGGAVSGHAALAFAVATMLALFYRKPLAAALGYFVAFLVAQTRVEARIHSAFEVLWGAVLGTIVAVAIYVLVRPHVVL, encoded by the coding sequence ATGCGTTATCCGCAAGACGATCCCTCGGCGACCGATCTCGAAGTCGACCCTAAGCGGCGCCGGCCCGAGTACGTTCGTATCGACGAAAGTAAATTCTGGCGCTCGTTTTCACATGCGTTCGATGGCATTATCCATGCGACGCGCACGCAACCCAACATGCGAATCCACTTCATCATCGCGGCGTTGGTGTTGCTCGCGACGTTGGTCTTGCGACTCGAACGTCCCTACGTCATCGCGACGGTCGCGTTCGTGGCGCTCGTACTGAGTATGGAGCTGGTGAATACCGCGATCGAGGCGATCGTCGATCTGCTTACCACGGCGCACCATCCATTGGCCAAGACGGCCAAAGACGCAGCGGCCGGCGCGGTGCTGGTAGCGGCCACCGGCTCCGTCATCGCCGGCTATCTGATCTTTTATCAGGGACTGCTCAGCGGCGGCCAGACCGTTTTCGAAGCCGTGCAGCAGGTTCCGGCCAATATCGCGCTTATCGTTATCGCAGTGGTCGGAATCGCAACGATTTTCTTCAAGGCGCGCTTTGGGCGCGGATCGGCGTTACAGGGCGGCGCCGTTTCCGGTCATGCCGCGCTGGCGTTCGCCGTCGCGACGATGTTGGCGCTCTTCTATCGTAAGCCGCTGGCTGCGGCTCTCGGCTACTTCGTGGCATTCCTCGTCGCACAGACTCGCGTCGAGGCCCGTATCCACAGCGCCTTCGAGGTTCTCTGGGGCGCCGTGCTCGGAACGATCGTCGCGGTGGCGATCTACGTCCTCGTCCGCCCGCACGTTGTGTTATAA